A single region of the Dunckerocampus dactyliophorus isolate RoL2022-P2 chromosome 3, RoL_Ddac_1.1, whole genome shotgun sequence genome encodes:
- the LOC129178718 gene encoding immunoglobulin-like domain-containing receptor 1 → MRRFLAAVILLSLLKVSTCIQVIVSQQERSTALFASVILRCDYTTSANPQDVLLTWRFKSFCKDPVLEYYSTSYQAALQLGQDPSNDCPDRQRTVRTVIQRRGTNEPILGAEYRERKISIQNRADLVINEVMWWDNGVYFCAVDAAGDTTGDSDREVKLIVYHWLTVLFIIIGALLLIILFGICCCQCCPQRCCCYVRCPCCPQQCCCPEKAVMQHRMMKEAQRAMAPWMGGQPVYAPMSHVPSTQMNPVLYAGSASGKSIPLKAMPLPPPQSSAYSMPTPSVHGSHTPATTNQMLDYMESQVRGMDVTSPLLQSQPPPPPHMQHLPPPSHQLPVSVPFSPGPPSMISGLNEPVDRRVITLPQLREPQPGRVPPPAPKTRPPSSSDSSRGGFGLREERGETGRRYPSPPRSRGIPRSYSEESLDGRPRGGARGGLDRPRSRSRDDLFDSRSRGRYSPPAARRPRGSWSSDEDSSRRGGARRGGGGWNEKPPSYTEYEPGHKPGPRRNEHYSVKSSRSGTSVVI, encoded by the exons ATGCGGCGATTTTTAGCTGCCGTCATCCTCTTGTCGCTGCTAAAAG TGTCGACGTGTATTCAGGTGATAGTCTCCCAGCAGGAGCGCAGCACTGCTCTGTTTGCCTCAGTCATCCTTCGCTGTGACTACACCACGTCTGCAAACCCCCAAGATGTCCTACTCACCTGGAGGTTCAAGTCTTTCTGCAAGGACCCTGTGCTGGAGTACTACTCCACAT cATACCAGGCTGCCCTCCAGTTGGGGCAAGACCCCTCAAACGACTGTCCCGATCGTCAGCGTACAGTGCGCACTGTGATTCAGAGGAGAGGAACTAATGAGCCGATTCTTGGTGCGGAATACCGTGAACGCAAGATCTCAATCCAGAATA gggCAGATCTGGTCATCAATGAGGTCATGTGGTGGGACAACGGTGTGTACTTCTGTGCAGTTGATGCAGCTGGAGACACCACTGGGGACTCAGACAGAGAAGTCAAACTCATTGTATATC ATTGGTTAACAGTGCTATTCATCATCATTGGTGCTCTGCTGCTCATCATCCTGTTTGGCATCTGCTGCTGCCAGTGTTGTCCTCAGAGATGCTGCTGCTACGTGCGCTGCCCCTGCTGCCCACAGCAGTGCTGCTGCCCTGAAAAAG CGGTAATGCAGCATCGCATGATGAAGGAGGCTCAGAGGGCCATGGCTCCCTGGATGGGAGGACAGCCTGTATATGCACCAATGAGCCATGTTCCATCCACTCAAATGAACCCAGTCCTATATGCAG GATCTGCATCAGGCAAAAGCATCCCTTTGAAGGCTATGCCTCTCCCACCGCCGCAGTCCTCTGCTTACAGCATGCCGACCCCAAGTGTCCACGGAAGCCACACCCCTGCCACCACCAATCAGATGCTTGACTACATGGAGAGTCAGGTGAGGGGGATGGACGTGACCAGTCCTCTGCTCCAG TCACAGCCGCCTCCACCCCCCCACATGCAGCATCTTCCACCTCCTTCCCATCAGTTGCCTGTAAGTGTCCCATTTTCACCCGGGCCTCCCAGCATGATATCTGGCCTCAATGAGCCAGTGGACCGCCGTGTCATCACCCTTCCACAACTACGAGAGCCGCAGCCAGGCAGGGTGCCGCCCCCTGCACCTAAGACACGCCCCCCAAGCTCCAGTGATAGCAGTCGTGGCGGCTTTGGACTTCGTGAAGAGCGTGGCGAAACTGGTCGACGTTATCCCTCACCACCTCGGTCGAGAGGCATTCCTAGGAGCTACAGTGAGGAATCACTGGATGGACGGCCGCGTGGTGGGGCACGAGGGGGCCTGGACCGCCCTCGATCCCGATCCAGAGATGATCTCTTTGACAGTAGGTCCAGAGGAAGATACTCCCCACCAGCAGCACGCCGACCTAGAGGGTCCTGGAGCTCTGATGAGGACAGTAGTAGGAGAGGAGGGGCAAGAAGAGGAGGTGGAGGATGGAACGAGAAACCTCCCAGCTACACTGAGTACGAGCCTGGACATAAACCAGGACCACGGAGGAACGAACACTACTCT GTTAAGAGCTCTCGCAGTGGCACCAGTGTCGTCATCTGA
- the tmem39a gene encoding transmembrane protein 39A yields the protein MPGGRRGPSRQQLSRSALPSLQTLVGGNVGNGTGFRNRNSNSLGLSAPPISSLITPELVRHSRIPELPLDSSLLFEFLLFLYLLVALFVQYINIYKTVWWYPYSHPPASTSLNFHLMDYHLAIFITVMLARRLVWTIVSEVSQSSGGSLVRYMVLIAARLCLLTMCGWVLCWTLVNLCKNHSVLNLLFLGYPFGVYVPLCCFHQEGPKNQTSPADCDYSADHQQTDLTETAFFRPRDFLFLLRENLKEQFSTAPHMPTHTCPPHTHTHTPELIRAEVEELKSDFNRRIKEVLFNSLFSAYYVAFLPLCFVKSTQYYDMCWSCEHLIMVWINAFVMLMSQLLPPSYCDLLHRSASHLGRWQKLEHGSYSNTPQHVWSDSAVWPQGVLVRHSRSLYKAVGPYNVAMPSDVSHARFYFLFHKPLRILNMLIGIESSVVLYQLYSLLRSERWNHTLSLGLILFCNYYVLFKLLRDRIVLGKAYSYPLSGSLGLKSQ from the exons ATGCCAGGGGGTCGCAGGGGTCCCAGCAGACAGCAGTTAAGCCGCTCTGCCCTGCCCTCCCTGCAGACTCTGGTTGGAGGCAATGTAGGCAATGGTACAGGCTTCAGGAACAG GAATAGTAACTCCTTGGGTCTTTCTGCGCCACCTATCTCGTCCCTCATAACACCAGAGCTTGTCCGTCACTCAAGGATTCCTGAGCTCCCGTTGGACAGTAGCCTGTTGTTTGAGTTTCTCCTCTTTCTTTATTTACTGGTGGCCTTGTTTGTCCAGTACATCAACATCTACAAGACAGTTTGGTGGTACCCATACAGCCACCCACCTGCCTCTACCTCACTT AACTTCCATCTAATGGACTACCACCTTGCTATCTTTATCACAGTCATGTTGGCAAGGAGGCTTGTTTGGACGATAGTTTCAGAG GTGTCTCAGAGCAGCGGGGGGTCGCTTGTCCGCTATATGGTTCTGATCGCAGCAAGACTCTGTCTTCTCACTATGTGTGGCTGGGTTCTCTGTTGGACGCTGGTCAACCTCTGCAAGAACCACTCTGTTCTCAACCTCCTCTTTCTAGGATACCC GTTTGGCGTATATGTCCCACTCTGCTGTTTCCACCAGGAGGGGCCAAAGAACCAAACTTCACCAGCTGACTGTGATTACTCAGCCGATCACCAGCAGACGGATCTAACGGAAACTGCGTTCTTTCGGCCCCGGGACTTCCTTTTTCTGTTACGGGAGAACCTCAAAGAGCAGTTTTCTACGGCCCCGCACatgcccacacacacatgcccaccgcacacacacactcacacacccgAGCTGATTCGGGCAGAGGTGGAGGAGCTAAAGAGCGACTTCAATCGCCGAATCAAAGAAGTGCTGTTCAACTCGCTGTTCAGTGCTTATTACGTTGCCTTTTTGCCTCTCTGCTTTGTAAAG AGCACCCAATACTATGACATGTGCTGGTCATGTGAACATCTCATCATGGTGTGGATCAATGCCTTTGTGATGCTGATGAGTCAACTGCTGCCCCCCAGCTACTGCGACCTGCTTCATCGTTCGGCGTCTCACCTAGGCCGGTGGCAGAAGCTGGAGCATGGCTCATACAGTAATACACCTCAGCATGT GTGGTCAGACAGTGCAGTTTGGCCTCAGGGGGTGTTGGTACGACATAGTCGCTCTCTATACAAAGCTGTTGGACCATATAATGTTGCTATGCCCTCCGATGTTTCACATGCAAGATTTTAT TTTCTGTTCCACAAGCCGTTGCGGATCCTGAACATGCTGATTGGGATCGAGTCCAGCGTGGTTCTGTACCAGTTATACTCTCTGTTGCGGTCCGAGCGCTGGAACCACACTCTCTCTCTAGGCCTTATTCTCTTCTGCAATTACTATGTCCTTTTCAAGCTGCTCAGAGACCGCATAGTGCTGGGCAAAGCCTACTCCTACCCCCTGTCTGGTAGTTTGGGCTTAAAGTCACAATAA
- the LOC129178826 gene encoding serine protease 23-like: MRSSKDSSRFPSLLPLLFLLFLPDVFSFSRPQWILQRVPVVLPQQTEVRPAPRFLSPARLDVASPCDPECHKRAPRPGYWDLRQLLAYETLHSDGQLTETAVGLYGYNLGSNTSPAYSFGTSGKGKQSRVRQKRQIFGHDGRFSIAGQNFVLKYPFSVAVKLSTGCSGTLVGDRHVLTAAHCVHDGKNYVKGAQRLRVGFLKPKQGDMQVSTLLSNLTNHVEGGPNNAPRASEKMKFQWIRAKRTHVPKGWIKGNANDIGMDYDYALLELKKAHKRRHMNLGVSPPAQRLPGRRVHFSGFDNDRPGQLVYRFCRASEETADLLYQHCDAQPGASGSGVYARMWDGRRRRWERKVIGVFSGHQWVERQGAAQEYNVAVRMTPLKYAQICYWIKGNFVDCREG; this comes from the exons ATGCGCTCCAGCAAGGATTCATCGCG GTTCCCTTCTCTCCTCCCCCTTCtattcctcctcttccttcccGACGTTTTCTCCTTCTCACGACCCCAGTGGATTCTTCAGCGTGTCCCAGTAGTTCTCCCACAGCAAACCGAAGTTCGCCCAGCCCCACGCTTCCTGTCTCCAGCCCGCCTAGATGTTGCCTCTCCCTGTGACCCAGAATGCCACAAGAGGGCCCCTCGGCCAGGCTACTGGGACCTGCGGCAACTTCTGGCCTACGAGACTCTCCATTCTGACGGTCAGCTCACTGAGACCGCTGTCGGGCTCTATGGTTACAACCTCGGTTCCAACACGAGTCCTGCTTACTCCTTTGGGACGTCTGGGAAAGGCAAGCAGTCACGTGTCAGACAGAAGCGTCAAATCTTTGGTCACGATGGGCGCTTCAGCATAGCTGGGCAAAACTTTGTGCTTAAATATCCTTTTTCAGTGGCTGTCAAACTATCCACTGGCTGTTCTGGTACTTTGGTGGGGGACCGTCACGTTCTAACGGCTGCTCATTGTGTCCATGATGGTAAAAACTATGTGAAGGGTGCCCAGAGGCTCAGAGTTGGCTTTCTAAAACCCAAACAAGGGGATATGCAGGTCTCAACCCTTCTTTCCAACTTGACCAATCATGTTGAGGGCGGTCCAAACAATGCCCCTCGAGCCTCTGAGAAAATGAAGTTCCAGTGGATCCGAGCCAAGCGCACCCATGTGCCCAAGGGATGGATTAAAGGCAATGCCAACGACATTGGAATGGACTATGACTATGCTCTTCTAGAACTCAAGAAAGCTCACAAACGGCGCCACATGAATTTAGGGGTCAGCCCCCCTGCTCAGAGGCTGCCAGGGCGACGGGTTCATTTCTCAGGATTTGACAACGACCGCCCAGGTCAGCTGGTGTATCGTTTCTGTCGGGCCAGCGAAGAGACAGCAGACCTTCTGTACCAGCACTGTGATGCCCAGCCCGGGGCCAGTGGGTCAGGGGTCTATGCCCGAATGTGGGATGGGAGGCGGCGACGCTGGGAGAGGAAGGTGATAGGTGTATTTTCTGGACACCAGTGGGTGGAGCGCCAAGGGGCGGCTCAGGAATATAATGTAGCCGTGAGAATGACACCGCTCAAATATGCTCAGATTTGCTATTGGATAAAAGGGAACTTTGTGGACTGTCGAGAAGGGTGA